From a region of the Methanolinea sp. genome:
- a CDS encoding AarF/ABC1/UbiB kinase family protein, protein MVTKLKRYWQIADILLKYEFGSIVQRLFPGTYRFRRCKECEVEPVTSVYMRMRMALEELGPTFIKFGQIMSTRPDLLPPDLIAELKKLQDQVAPLPFDDILAVIRDECPDFSSAFLTIDEKPIASASIAQVHQSTLKNGTQVALKVQRPGIAEVIETDILILKSFAKRIERYYPEYAVYNPQGIVADFARQIHKELDFIHDGKNAARLRVNMQNLEKVRVPKIYWDHSTRRLLVMEYIEGVRIDHVGEIKAFGVDPKEIADRGFYAYMQQIFEDGFFHGDPHPGNLLVSKDGTLSFLDFGIVGVIYPERRFHFIHLLMSMMYLDPELMLKALERLGITIAESDRDELREEIYRAMLESEGESVGQYNFKSMSEGLTEILRNYRITMPQNMMLMLKVMVMVLDVGVTLDPSFNFREKAEPYVRKLGRRDNLLDQILYRASHSFFETIDGVFEMPRTVNKTLRALSTGTVKIDIADSDIFKLQQSLDKTSDKILIGLIVAGVVVGSSLVLNVADIRIPDFVFYLAALAYVVAIVIGLYTIWHVMGVARR, encoded by the coding sequence ATGGTCACCAAGCTCAAGCGCTACTGGCAGATTGCCGACATCCTTCTCAAATATGAGTTTGGATCCATCGTCCAGCGCCTTTTTCCCGGCACGTACCGGTTCCGGCGTTGCAAGGAGTGCGAGGTGGAACCGGTCACCTCGGTTTATATGCGGATGCGGATGGCCCTTGAGGAGCTTGGACCTACCTTCATCAAGTTCGGCCAGATAATGAGCACCCGGCCGGATCTGCTGCCGCCCGACCTGATCGCGGAGCTGAAGAAGCTTCAGGATCAGGTCGCGCCACTCCCGTTCGATGATATCCTGGCGGTTATCAGGGACGAATGCCCTGATTTTTCATCGGCGTTCCTCACCATCGATGAAAAGCCCATTGCCTCGGCCTCCATCGCCCAGGTCCACCAATCCACCCTGAAGAACGGCACGCAGGTGGCCTTGAAGGTGCAACGACCGGGCATCGCAGAAGTTATCGAGACAGATATTCTGATTCTCAAATCGTTTGCCAAACGAATCGAACGGTACTATCCCGAGTATGCGGTATACAATCCTCAGGGTATCGTGGCCGATTTTGCGCGGCAGATTCACAAGGAACTCGATTTTATCCACGACGGGAAGAACGCCGCCCGTCTTCGTGTCAACATGCAGAACCTTGAGAAGGTCAGGGTCCCGAAGATCTACTGGGACCACAGCACGCGCCGCCTCCTGGTCATGGAGTATATCGAGGGTGTCCGGATAGACCATGTAGGAGAAATCAAAGCATTCGGCGTCGATCCGAAAGAGATTGCCGACCGCGGGTTCTATGCATACATGCAGCAGATCTTCGAGGACGGGTTCTTCCATGGCGATCCTCATCCTGGAAACCTCCTAGTCTCGAAAGATGGCACACTTAGCTTTCTCGATTTCGGGATTGTCGGCGTTATCTATCCTGAACGGCGGTTCCACTTCATACATCTCCTCATGTCCATGATGTACCTTGACCCTGAGCTGATGCTCAAGGCTCTAGAACGCCTCGGCATAACGATTGCCGAGAGCGATCGCGATGAGCTGCGGGAAGAGATTTACCGGGCAATGCTCGAATCCGAGGGAGAGAGCGTCGGCCAGTACAACTTCAAGAGCATGAGCGAAGGGCTGACCGAGATCCTCCGGAACTACAGGATCACCATGCCACAGAACATGATGCTGATGCTCAAGGTGATGGTGATGGTGCTCGATGTCGGGGTAACTCTGGACCCATCGTTCAATTTCAGAGAGAAAGCGGAGCCTTACGTCCGGAAGCTGGGGAGGCGTGATAACCTCCTCGACCAGATCCTGTACCGGGCGAGCCACTCGTTTTTTGAAACCATCGACGGCGTCTTCGAGATGCCGCGGACGGTGAACAAGACGCTGCGGGCCCTCTCGACGGGCACGGTCAAGATCGACATCGCCGATTCCGATATCTTCAAGCTCCAGCAGTCACTTGACAAGACGAGCGATAAGATTCTGATCGGGCTGATCGTCGCCGGCGTTGTGGTGGGATCGTCCCTGGTCCTGAATGTTGCAGATATCAGGATACCGGATTTTGTCTTCTACCTCGCCGCCCTCGCTTACGTTGTGGCAATCGTTATCGGGCTTTATACAATCTGGCACGTGATGGGTGTCGCGCGAAGATGA
- the purQ gene encoding phosphoribosylformylglycinamidine synthase subunit PurQ — translation MRFAVIQFGGSNCDRDAHYAVSEVCGIDTDLLWYKEGLRRAYDAVIIPGGFSYGDYLRAGAIAARTPIMDEIVSHAKRGGLVLGICNGAQILAESGLVPGTFSTNAYPEFICRKVYLRVEKSDSPFTSLYRTGEVIRIPIAHKEGRYIAPHRVLQGLSSSQQVAFRFCSPDGALTPESNPNGSLENITGILNKEQNVLAMMPHPERASELILGSEDGKKVFLSMIAYIERSGST, via the coding sequence ATGAGGTTTGCAGTTATCCAGTTCGGAGGAAGTAACTGCGACCGGGACGCCCATTATGCAGTTTCCGAAGTGTGCGGAATCGACACTGACCTCCTGTGGTACAAGGAAGGTCTCCGGCGGGCATACGATGCAGTGATCATCCCTGGCGGATTCAGCTACGGCGACTACCTCCGGGCGGGTGCTATTGCCGCACGGACACCGATCATGGATGAGATCGTGTCCCATGCAAAACGCGGGGGACTGGTGCTCGGCATCTGCAACGGTGCCCAAATCCTTGCTGAAAGCGGCCTTGTCCCGGGAACCTTTTCCACCAATGCCTATCCGGAGTTCATATGCAGGAAGGTGTACCTCCGGGTCGAGAAGTCCGACTCACCTTTCACCTCCCTGTACCGTACCGGGGAAGTCATCCGGATCCCAATCGCCCATAAGGAGGGACGATACATCGCACCGCATAGGGTACTCCAGGGACTCTCTTCCAGCCAGCAGGTTGCGTTTCGCTTCTGCTCGCCCGATGGTGCCCTGACCCCGGAGAGCAACCCGAACGGTTCCCTGGAAAATATTACCGGTATCCTTAACAAGGAGCAAAACGTCCTTGCCATGATGCCACATCCCGAACGGGCATCGGAACTGATTCTTGGATCTGAAGATGGAAAGAAGGTCTTTTTATCCATGATCGCATATATCGAGCGTTCAGGGAGTACATGA
- a CDS encoding serine hydroxymethyltransferase, with translation MSCLATSDHEIADIIERERQRQVNGLELIASENLVSKAVLEAMGSIMTNKYAEGYPGKRYYGGCEFHDMAESLARERLKELFGAGHANVQPHSGTQANMAVYFGFMKLGETLMSMKLTQGGHLSHGSPVSFTGQFYRVVQYGVDPVSETIDYGAVEEIARKERPKILVCGASAYPRTIDFAAFQEIAESVDAYCMADIAHIAGLCATGMHPTSVGVTNFTTTTTHKTLRGPRGGAIMCDEEYALTIDKAVFPGMQGGPLMHSITAKAVCFKEALRPSFADYSRQVVKNAAAMAEVLEEAGLRLVSGGTDNHLILLDLTSLSITGLEAETVLGKAHITVNKNTIPNENRSPFVTSGLRIGTPAVTSRGMKEAEMRQIGRWIAAILKDTSNEVLVQKVGAEVKALASTYPLYPE, from the coding sequence ATGTCCTGTCTGGCCACCAGCGATCACGAGATTGCCGATATCATTGAGAGAGAGCGACAACGCCAGGTAAACGGGCTCGAACTTATCGCATCAGAGAACCTGGTCAGCAAGGCTGTCCTCGAAGCGATGGGATCGATCATGACCAACAAGTATGCCGAAGGCTACCCCGGCAAGCGGTACTATGGAGGATGCGAGTTCCATGATATGGCCGAAAGCCTTGCCCGCGAGCGCCTGAAAGAGCTGTTCGGCGCTGGTCATGCTAATGTGCAGCCGCACTCCGGCACCCAGGCCAACATGGCGGTATATTTCGGGTTCATGAAGCTTGGAGAGACCTTGATGAGCATGAAGCTCACCCAGGGAGGACACCTCTCGCATGGCTCTCCGGTCAGTTTCACCGGCCAGTTTTACCGGGTGGTGCAGTACGGGGTGGACCCCGTCTCAGAGACCATCGATTACGGTGCTGTCGAGGAGATCGCCCGGAAGGAGCGGCCAAAGATCCTGGTCTGCGGGGCATCGGCATATCCCCGGACCATCGATTTTGCGGCCTTCCAGGAAATCGCCGAAAGCGTCGATGCATACTGCATGGCCGATATCGCCCATATCGCTGGACTCTGTGCAACCGGCATGCACCCGACCTCCGTGGGTGTGACCAATTTTACCACCACCACCACCCACAAAACTCTCCGTGGCCCCCGCGGCGGGGCGATCATGTGCGACGAGGAATACGCACTGACCATCGATAAGGCGGTCTTTCCAGGAATGCAGGGCGGGCCCCTGATGCACAGCATCACCGCCAAGGCCGTCTGTTTCAAGGAAGCCCTAAGACCCTCGTTTGCGGACTATTCCCGCCAGGTCGTTAAGAACGCTGCAGCTATGGCGGAGGTGCTCGAAGAGGCCGGACTCCGCCTTGTGTCCGGGGGGACCGATAACCACCTCATCCTCCTTGATCTGACCAGCCTATCCATCACCGGGCTCGAAGCCGAGACGGTGCTCGGGAAAGCCCACATCACGGTCAACAAGAACACTATCCCGAACGAGAACCGGAGTCCTTTCGTGACCAGCGGTCTCCGGATCGGGACTCCGGCAGTAACATCGCGAGGTATGAAGGAGGCCGAGATGCGCCAGATCGGGCGCTGGATCGCCGCGATCCTGAAAGACACCTCCAACGAGGTACTGGTGCAGAAGGTCGGCGCCGAGGTCAAAGCCCTGGCATCAACGTACCCGCTCTACCCAGAATGA
- the cofE gene encoding coenzyme F420-0:L-glutamate ligase, whose translation MSSFLTVGIRTGIIRSGDDLADILLSGISISEAVSFQDGDVLVVAETAVATAEGAVVELASVIPGEDALRTAEQYGMDPRLVEVVLQESDEVVGGIPGFLLCMKAGTLLPNAGIDASNAPPGTVVLLPADSDASAKRIRKEIGDRTGARIAVVIADSRTHAMRAGCSGVAIGCSGIEAVIDARGRFDIFGRTLEVTKQALADNIASAAEIVMGEANECTPAAVLRGLGIPIGNNEGIESIDADKCLFMGVFRGRKRYEAEY comes from the coding sequence GTGAGCTCGTTTCTGACTGTAGGTATCCGGACCGGGATCATCCGCTCCGGTGACGACCTGGCCGATATCCTGCTGTCGGGGATCTCTATATCGGAAGCAGTGTCCTTCCAGGACGGCGATGTCCTGGTTGTTGCCGAGACCGCGGTTGCAACCGCTGAAGGAGCGGTTGTCGAGCTGGCGTCGGTGATCCCTGGAGAGGACGCGCTCAGGACCGCGGAGCAGTACGGGATGGACCCCCGACTGGTCGAGGTCGTACTCCAGGAGAGCGATGAGGTTGTCGGTGGAATACCCGGATTCCTGCTCTGCATGAAGGCAGGGACCCTCCTGCCCAATGCCGGGATCGATGCCTCCAACGCCCCGCCCGGAACGGTCGTGCTCCTCCCTGCCGATTCGGACGCGAGTGCCAAGAGGATTCGGAAGGAGATCGGAGATCGGACCGGTGCCCGGATCGCGGTAGTTATCGCCGATTCCCGCACCCATGCCATGCGAGCGGGATGCAGCGGGGTGGCTATCGGGTGCTCCGGAATTGAAGCGGTCATCGACGCCCGTGGGAGGTTCGATATTTTCGGTCGCACCCTGGAAGTCACCAAGCAAGCCCTGGCCGATAATATCGCATCGGCCGCCGAGATCGTGATGGGCGAGGCCAACGAGTGCACCCCGGCAGCGGTCCTGCGGGGACTCGGTATTCCGATCGGGAATAACGAAGGGATCGAATCGATCGATGCTGATAAGTGCCTGTTCATGGGAGTGTTCAGGGGCCGCAAGCGGTATGAGGCAGAATATTGA
- the cofC gene encoding 2-phospho-L-lactate guanylyltransferase, giving the protein MAIPAVIPFKPTNPKTRLSCLLDQEERERFARLMLCDVVAAAREAGCEPLILSTEPFTFGDARVTLDEHGLNDALNDLLSRTPGHLLILMADLPLTTPDAVRRLTSSTADVAIVPGRGGGTNAIYLHRADRFRVSYYGGSFCKHREIAREAGLTCEIIDSFRIHTDIDEKEDLVELLIHGEGLSRIYLEELGFSVTIERGRTGVERKGAGEDSVLVL; this is encoded by the coding sequence GTGGCAATCCCCGCAGTCATCCCGTTCAAACCAACGAACCCGAAGACCCGCCTCTCCTGCTTGCTCGACCAAGAAGAGCGGGAGCGATTTGCCCGGCTCATGCTCTGTGATGTGGTTGCAGCCGCACGGGAGGCAGGGTGTGAGCCGCTCATTCTTTCCACCGAACCCTTCACGTTCGGCGATGCCCGCGTGACCCTGGATGAGCATGGCTTAAATGATGCGCTAAATGACCTCCTTTCAAGGACACCCGGGCACCTGCTGATCCTTATGGCGGACCTCCCGCTCACCACCCCGGATGCGGTCCGGCGCCTGACCTCCTCAACCGCGGATGTGGCCATCGTGCCAGGAAGGGGCGGGGGGACGAACGCCATATACCTTCATCGTGCCGACCGCTTCAGGGTGAGTTATTACGGAGGGAGCTTCTGTAAGCACCGCGAGATTGCGCGGGAAGCAGGACTTACCTGCGAGATCATCGATTCGTTCCGTATCCACACCGATATCGATGAGAAGGAGGACCTGGTGGAGCTCCTCATCCACGGTGAAGGGCTTTCGCGGATATATCTCGAGGAGCTCGGTTTTTCTGTCACTATTGAACGGGGGCGAACCGGAGTGGAGCGGAAGGGGGCGGGTGAGGATTCCGTGCTGGTGCTCTGA
- the folP gene encoding dihydropteroate synthase, with amino-acid sequence MSRCLVKGIPIGRNEPVRLMGVINCSPESFYKSSYVTSGIILRKAEDMISAGADIIDIGARSTAPGSPPLPERMEIQRLDRALAELDGSGIPVSVDTMRAPVLERCLSHDIHAANDISGLLDPDYARLLADASLPAFLMASGDRPGDATTLGGTFTALETVSSRCADTGIHDYVLDPAIGLWIPERTTDLDWDLCRHFGEFARFGRPLLAAVSRKTFLAGPEKRPPEERLVASLGLTALLIAKGADVIRTHDVAETAEVIRTASLVVRRT; translated from the coding sequence ATGTCCCGGTGCCTGGTGAAGGGTATCCCGATAGGTCGCAACGAGCCGGTCAGGCTGATGGGTGTGATCAACTGCAGCCCGGAATCGTTCTACAAGTCCTCCTATGTCACCTCTGGGATCATTCTCCGAAAGGCCGAAGATATGATCAGTGCCGGGGCAGACATCATCGACATCGGAGCGCGGAGCACGGCGCCCGGCTCCCCGCCGCTCCCGGAACGTATGGAGATACAACGGCTGGACCGGGCCCTTGCCGAGCTCGATGGATCCGGCATCCCGGTCTCGGTCGATACCATGCGTGCCCCGGTCCTCGAACGCTGCCTCTCCCATGACATTCACGCGGCAAACGATATATCGGGACTCCTGGATCCGGACTATGCCCGTCTGCTTGCCGATGCCAGCCTCCCTGCCTTCCTGATGGCATCGGGGGACCGGCCGGGTGATGCCACCACGCTGGGCGGGACTTTTACAGCGCTCGAAACGGTAAGCTCGCGGTGTGCCGATACCGGAATCCACGATTATGTGCTTGATCCTGCAATCGGGCTCTGGATTCCGGAGCGCACCACAGATCTCGACTGGGACCTCTGCCGTCACTTCGGTGAATTCGCCCGTTTTGGCAGACCGCTGCTTGCTGCGGTCTCGCGCAAGACTTTTTTAGCCGGGCCTGAAAAGCGCCCTCCCGAAGAGCGACTGGTTGCATCACTCGGCCTTACGGCGCTTCTCATAGCGAAGGGCGCTGATGTGATACGTACCCATGATGTTGCCGAAACCGCCGAAGTCATCAGGACAGCAAGCCTGGTGGTGAGGCGGACGTGA
- the cofG gene encoding 7,8-didemethyl-8-hydroxy-5-deazariboflavin synthase subunit CofG, translating to MDRPVITYSKNVFLPLTTVCHNRCGYCIFRTPVHEGCILDPAEANEILTRGAALGCTEALFTFGERPGLEMGFPEMLSRYGYHDILDYCYDLCETAIDHGILPHTNGGILTTAEMERLREVNASMGLMLETTANLAAHQFSPGKDPVVRIAMIEDAGHLKIPFTTGILIGIGETMEDREESLLVIRDLHRRYGHIQEVIIQNFCPKEGTPMAAGKGVDSDEMCTVIKMAKDILPDDIAVQIPPNLANAGKLIPCGIDDLGGISPLTIDYVNPEHPWPEFERLVEIAGDRILRERLCIYPHFIKKKWFHPRLEPLIMRLDQHIRRKERT from the coding sequence ATGGACAGGCCGGTCATAACCTACTCGAAGAATGTCTTTCTTCCCCTTACCACCGTATGCCACAACCGGTGCGGCTACTGTATTTTCCGGACCCCTGTGCACGAGGGCTGCATCTTGGACCCGGCGGAGGCAAATGAGATACTCACACGGGGTGCCGCGCTCGGCTGCACCGAGGCGCTTTTCACCTTTGGGGAACGCCCCGGTCTCGAGATGGGTTTCCCGGAGATGCTCTCCCGATACGGATACCATGACATCCTTGATTACTGTTACGACCTCTGCGAAACAGCGATAGACCACGGGATCCTTCCCCATACCAACGGGGGGATCCTGACCACCGCCGAAATGGAACGACTCAGGGAGGTCAACGCGAGCATGGGCCTCATGCTCGAGACCACTGCAAATCTTGCCGCCCACCAGTTCTCTCCCGGGAAAGACCCGGTGGTGCGGATCGCCATGATTGAGGATGCCGGCCACCTGAAAATCCCGTTCACCACCGGCATTCTGATCGGCATCGGGGAGACCATGGAAGACCGGGAAGAGTCGCTCTTGGTAATCCGCGACCTCCACAGGCGCTATGGTCACATACAGGAAGTGATCATCCAGAACTTCTGCCCCAAGGAAGGAACCCCTATGGCTGCCGGAAAGGGAGTCGATTCTGATGAGATGTGTACCGTGATCAAGATGGCTAAGGACATCCTCCCAGATGATATCGCGGTCCAGATCCCGCCAAACCTCGCAAACGCCGGGAAACTCATCCCCTGTGGAATCGATGATCTCGGAGGTATCTCTCCCCTCACCATCGACTACGTTAACCCCGAACATCCCTGGCCTGAGTTCGAACGACTGGTAGAGATTGCCGGTGATCGTATCCTGCGGGAGCGGCTCTGTATCTACCCCCACTTTATCAAGAAGAAGTGGTTCCATCCCCGGCTGGAACCCCTTATTATGAGACTTGACCAACATATCAGGAGAAAGGAACGCACGTGA
- the purS gene encoding phosphoribosylformylglycinamidine synthase subunit PurS, giving the protein MMFLTKITIGLKEGMLDPEAQAISRALENLGFPTDGIRTERVFLIRFDAADYRDAEEKGRRMCERLLANPAIHRYEIEVHR; this is encoded by the coding sequence ATGATGTTTCTTACAAAGATTACCATTGGACTGAAGGAAGGGATGCTCGATCCTGAAGCTCAGGCTATCTCTCGCGCCCTGGAAAACCTGGGCTTTCCTACTGATGGTATCCGGACCGAACGGGTCTTCCTGATCCGGTTCGATGCCGCTGATTACCGGGATGCTGAAGAGAAAGGGCGGAGGATGTGCGAGCGCCTGCTCGCAAACCCGGCAATCCACCGGTACGAGATCGAGGTCCATCGATGA
- a CDS encoding ferredoxin:thioredoxin reductase, with protein sequence MPEDKLEEEILEWAKKYAKEHGWVLNPDQKKLDVVIRGLARNRRKYGESYCPCRLRTGDAEKDALIICPCVYHKDEVEEQGSCHCSLYFRPGAEEHE encoded by the coding sequence ATGCCCGAAGATAAACTCGAGGAGGAAATCCTGGAATGGGCGAAAAAGTATGCAAAGGAGCATGGGTGGGTCCTGAACCCTGACCAGAAAAAGCTGGATGTCGTTATCCGGGGACTGGCTCGCAATCGACGGAAGTATGGAGAATCCTACTGTCCCTGCAGGCTCCGGACCGGGGATGCGGAGAAGGATGCCCTGATTATCTGTCCCTGCGTGTACCACAAGGACGAGGTTGAGGAGCAGGGAAGCTGCCACTGCAGCCTATATTTCCGTCCCGGTGCAGAAGAACACGAATAA
- a CDS encoding phosphoribosylaminoimidazolesuccinocarboxamide synthase has product MKQGELVYTGKAKSLYRTDTPGHLYVRFRDDITAFDGGKKDVLASKGSLNAMVSAKIFSLLEDNGIPTHFVRREGDCGMIVRDLRMIPLEVIVRNIAAGSLSRNYPVPEGMHLDPPIIVIDYKDDLLRDPMLNDDIIVTALRLVSREELAEIKALALRVNAVLRRFFAEIGITLVDFKLEFGRDADRIVVGDEISMDSMRLWDTATGVSLDKDVYRFGKGDVLAVYREVAARALSGDEQK; this is encoded by the coding sequence GTGAAGCAGGGTGAACTAGTCTACACCGGGAAGGCAAAGTCTCTCTATCGGACCGATACCCCAGGACATCTCTATGTCCGGTTCAGGGACGATATCACTGCATTCGACGGCGGGAAGAAGGATGTGCTCGCCAGCAAAGGAAGCCTGAACGCCATGGTCTCGGCAAAGATTTTCTCGCTCCTTGAGGATAATGGGATCCCTACCCATTTCGTCCGGAGGGAGGGGGACTGCGGCATGATCGTGAGGGACCTCCGGATGATCCCTCTTGAAGTGATCGTGAGAAACATCGCTGCGGGATCGCTCTCCAGGAACTACCCGGTCCCAGAGGGGATGCATCTCGACCCGCCGATCATCGTAATCGATTACAAGGACGATCTCCTCCGCGACCCCATGCTCAATGATGACATCATCGTGACCGCGCTCAGGCTGGTCAGCCGCGAGGAACTTGCCGAGATCAAAGCTCTCGCCCTCCGGGTAAACGCGGTCCTGCGCCGGTTCTTTGCTGAAATCGGCATCACGTTGGTCGACTTCAAGCTTGAGTTTGGCCGCGATGCAGACCGTATCGTAGTCGGGGACGAGATCAGCATGGACTCGATGCGCCTGTGGGACACAGCCACTGGCGTATCCCTTGACAAAGACGTGTATCGCTTCGGGAAGGGAGACGTGCTCGCGGTATACCGGGAGGTCGCGGCACGGGCTCTCTCCGGAGATGAACAGAAATGA
- a CDS encoding bifunctional methylenetetrahydrofolate dehydrogenase/methenyltetrahydrofolate cyclohydrolase — protein sequence MILDGTMVRQKRLDLLREEIDESGLSPRLATVIVGRDPASELYVRMKHAACEQVHIGSVGITLPGHAQSAEVIREIDTLNRDPDISGILVQLPLPRQVNTLQVIESVAPDKDVDGFHPRNLGRLFAGHPVFSPCTPLGIMNLLDEYCIDVAGMHAVVVGRSIEVGRPIGALLLSQDATVTTCHSKTRDLASITTQADLLVVAVGKPRFVGPAMVKEGAVVIDVGTNRVDGVLCGDVDFEQVKDRASAITPVPGGVGPMTIATLMENTYLAARRSLCPGAW from the coding sequence ATGATCCTCGATGGGACAATGGTCCGGCAGAAACGACTCGACCTCCTGCGGGAGGAGATCGATGAGTCCGGGCTCTCCCCGCGCCTCGCCACCGTCATCGTGGGACGCGACCCTGCATCCGAACTCTATGTTCGGATGAAGCATGCTGCCTGCGAGCAGGTGCACATCGGTTCGGTGGGAATCACGCTCCCCGGACACGCACAATCGGCTGAGGTGATCCGGGAGATCGATACCCTCAACCGCGATCCGGATATATCGGGTATCCTGGTCCAGCTCCCCCTCCCGCGCCAGGTCAATACCCTGCAGGTGATCGAATCAGTTGCACCGGATAAGGATGTCGACGGATTCCATCCCAGGAACCTCGGACGGCTTTTTGCCGGCCACCCTGTCTTTTCTCCCTGCACCCCGCTCGGTATCATGAACCTTCTCGACGAGTACTGTATTGACGTTGCCGGGATGCACGCGGTCGTGGTGGGAAGGAGTATTGAAGTAGGTCGACCCATAGGAGCCCTCCTCCTCTCCCAGGACGCGACAGTCACTACCTGCCACTCGAAGACCCGCGACCTTGCTTCCATCACAACGCAAGCCGACCTCCTTGTAGTTGCGGTAGGAAAACCAAGGTTCGTTGGTCCTGCCATGGTGAAGGAAGGGGCGGTGGTCATCGACGTGGGCACCAACCGGGTCGATGGGGTGCTCTGTGGCGATGTCGACTTCGAGCAGGTGAAAGACCGCGCTTCGGCCATAACACCGGTTCCCGGTGGTGTCGGCCCCATGACCATTGCCACGCTGATGGAAAATACTTATCTCGCAGCCCGGCGGTCGCTATGTCCCGGTGCCTGGTGA